One stretch of Methylococcus capsulatus DNA includes these proteins:
- the fdxA gene encoding ferredoxin FdxA, with the protein MTFVVTENCIRCKYTDCVDVCPVDCFHEGPNFLVIDPDECIDCTLCEPECPAHAIYSEDELPEGQEQFIQLNAELSKIWPTISEVKEALPDADEWNGKPGKLQYLER; encoded by the coding sequence ATGACCTTTGTTGTGACTGAAAACTGCATCAGATGCAAATACACCGATTGCGTTGATGTCTGCCCGGTGGATTGTTTTCATGAGGGGCCCAATTTTCTCGTCATCGATCCTGACGAATGCATCGATTGCACGCTGTGCGAACCCGAATGCCCTGCTCATGCGATCTATTCCGAAGATGAACTGCCGGAAGGCCAGGAGCAGTTCATCCAGTTGAACGCCGAGCTTTCCAAGATCTGGCCCACCATTTCCGAGGTGAAGGAGGCCCTGCCGGATGCCGACGAGTGGAATGGCAAGCCGGGCAAGCTGCAGTATCTTGAGCGCTAA
- a CDS encoding inositol monophosphatase family protein yields MLPEIAALESLLREAAREELLPRFARSQRSVKPDGSIVTEADLAVQERLVGELRKLTPDLDVLGEEMSRDEQERLMAGAGAGLWCLDPLDGTSNFAAGIPFFSISLALVREGRSVLGLVYDPVRGECFSARAGEGAWVNGERLLPRRVGLSLPRCIAVVDFKRLDRALRRRLVDEPPFSSQRNFGSTALEWCWLAAGRYHLYLHGGQKLWDYAAGMLILAEAGGQATRLARELPLAADMGGRSAVAALDPELFVQWVEWLGATPSEG; encoded by the coding sequence ATGCTTCCCGAAATCGCAGCCCTGGAGTCCTTGCTGAGAGAGGCCGCTCGCGAGGAACTGCTTCCCCGTTTCGCCCGGTCCCAGCGGTCGGTCAAGCCCGACGGCAGCATCGTCACGGAGGCTGATTTGGCGGTGCAGGAGCGGCTGGTCGGAGAGCTTCGCAAGCTGACGCCCGACCTCGATGTGCTCGGAGAAGAAATGAGCCGGGACGAACAGGAGAGGCTCATGGCAGGTGCCGGGGCCGGCCTGTGGTGTCTGGACCCACTGGACGGGACCAGCAATTTCGCCGCCGGGATTCCGTTCTTTTCGATATCGCTGGCCTTGGTCCGGGAAGGGCGTTCGGTGCTCGGCCTGGTGTACGATCCGGTGCGTGGCGAATGCTTCTCCGCCAGGGCCGGCGAGGGAGCGTGGGTGAACGGCGAGCGTCTGCTGCCGCGGCGTGTCGGTCTATCCCTCCCGCGCTGCATCGCCGTGGTCGATTTCAAGCGCCTGGATCGTGCCTTGCGACGCCGGCTGGTGGATGAACCGCCATTCAGTTCGCAACGCAACTTCGGGTCCACGGCCCTCGAATGGTGCTGGCTGGCGGCGGGGCGTTACCATCTTTATCTGCACGGCGGCCAGAAGCTGTGGGACTATGCGGCTGGCATGTTGATTCTGGCCGAGGCCGGCGGCCAAGCGACCCGTCTCGCCCGGGAGCTGCCCCTCGCGGCGGACATGGGGGGGCGTTCCGCGGTGGCCGCTCTGGATCCCGAACTGTTCGTTCAATGGGTGGAGTGGCTCGGTGCAACGCCATCGGAGGGGTGA
- the cysB gene encoding HTH-type transcriptional regulator CysB → MKLQQLRYVWEVSQHDLNVSSTADALFTSQPGISKQIKLLEEELGISIFARNGKHLTEITPAGKYVVELAGQILSKVQDIRSVAQEFRDNRVGSLSIATTHTQARYALPPVVREFMRRYPGIKLNMHQGTPVQIAEEASRGLVDLAIATEAIELFGNLVMLPCYRWNRIALVPKDHPLAEKPSLTLQDLGEYPLVTYVFGFTGRSHLDQAFNKAGIKPRLALTAVDADVIKTYVRLGLGVGIIARMAYNPETDADLVALDASHLFESSVTNIGLRRDIFVRGFLYDFIALFAPHLTREVVERALALREPKEIEALFAGMTLPVR, encoded by the coding sequence GTGAAGCTGCAGCAGCTGCGTTATGTGTGGGAGGTCTCCCAGCACGATCTCAACGTTTCCTCGACCGCGGATGCCTTGTTTACGTCCCAGCCGGGTATCAGCAAGCAGATCAAGCTGCTGGAGGAGGAGCTGGGAATCTCCATCTTCGCCCGCAACGGCAAGCACCTGACCGAAATCACGCCGGCCGGTAAGTACGTCGTCGAACTCGCCGGACAGATTCTCAGCAAGGTGCAGGACATACGCAGCGTCGCCCAGGAATTCCGCGACAACCGGGTCGGTTCGCTGTCCATCGCCACCACCCATACCCAGGCCCGCTATGCCCTTCCGCCGGTGGTGCGCGAATTCATGCGGCGCTATCCGGGCATCAAGCTCAACATGCATCAGGGTACGCCGGTCCAGATCGCCGAGGAGGCGTCGCGCGGTCTGGTGGATCTCGCCATTGCGACCGAGGCGATCGAACTCTTCGGCAACCTGGTTATGCTGCCGTGTTACCGGTGGAACCGGATCGCTCTGGTGCCAAAGGACCATCCGTTGGCTGAGAAGCCCAGCCTGACGCTGCAGGATCTCGGCGAATACCCCTTGGTCACTTATGTTTTCGGGTTCACCGGCCGGTCGCATCTGGATCAGGCATTCAACAAGGCGGGTATCAAACCAAGACTGGCCCTGACCGCCGTCGATGCCGACGTCATCAAGACCTATGTGCGGCTGGGGCTGGGCGTCGGTATCATCGCCAGGATGGCATACAACCCCGAAACCGATGCGGATCTGGTGGCGCTCGATGCTTCGCATCTGTTCGAAAGCAGCGTGACCAACATCGGCCTGCGGCGGGACATCTTCGTCCGCGGTTTTCTCTACGATTTCATCGCGTTGTTCGCGCCGCATCTGACCCGCGAGGTGGTGGAGCGGGCGCTGGCCTTGCGTGAACCGAAGGAAATCGAAGCCCTGTTTGCCGGGATGACGCTGCCTGTGCGGTAG